A window from Thermomonas aquatica encodes these proteins:
- a CDS encoding MlaC/ttg2D family ABC transporter substrate-binding protein: MKTTLSVAVLAALLAVASPAFALPAAPAPAVAQGQASGVVLDSANRILSTLDSRRAEFKSSPAALNQFIKSEFNRSFDADYAARLVLGVHGRGAPAGDVADFAAAMADSLTARYGTSLLDFNTKLSVKVKSETPLPGGRGVRVTTQMLRAGKDPIPVDYLLRNVGGKWKVFDVMIEGISYVQAFKNQFDAPLNQKSIKQVAADLRAGKLQASATK, encoded by the coding sequence ATGAAGACCACCCTTTCCGTCGCCGTGCTGGCGGCCCTGCTGGCCGTCGCCAGCCCCGCCTTCGCCCTGCCCGCGGCACCGGCGCCGGCCGTCGCCCAGGGCCAGGCCAGCGGCGTGGTGCTGGACAGCGCCAACCGCATCCTGAGCACGCTGGACAGCCGCCGCGCCGAGTTCAAGTCGAGCCCGGCCGCGCTCAACCAGTTCATCAAGTCCGAGTTCAACCGCAGCTTCGATGCCGATTACGCCGCGCGCCTGGTGCTGGGCGTGCACGGCCGTGGCGCGCCGGCAGGCGACGTGGCCGACTTCGCCGCGGCGATGGCCGACAGCCTGACCGCGCGCTACGGCACCTCGCTGCTCGACTTCAACACCAAGCTGAGCGTGAAGGTGAAGTCGGAAACGCCGCTGCCCGGCGGCCGCGGCGTGCGCGTGACCACGCAGATGCTGCGCGCGGGCAAGGATCCGATCCCGGTCGACTACCTGCTGCGCAACGTCGGCGGCAAGTGGAAGGTGTTCGACGTGATGATCGAAGGCATTTCCTACGTGCAGGCGTTCAAGAACCAGTTCGACGCGCCGCTCAACCAGAAGTCGATCAAGCAAGTCGCCGCCGACCTGCGCGCGGGCAAGCTGCAGGCCAGCGCCACGAAATGA
- a CDS encoding STAS domain-containing protein produces MTATAASLQREGDRLRLSGTLDRSAATALWPQATAALAGARVLDVSAVDALDSAGLALLVALAERTQGARVEGAPRGLAELLAAYRLTPALAFDAGH; encoded by the coding sequence ATGACCGCGACCGCCGCCAGCCTGCAGCGCGAGGGCGACCGCCTGCGGTTGTCGGGCACGCTCGACCGCAGCGCGGCCACCGCGTTGTGGCCGCAGGCGACGGCGGCGCTGGCCGGCGCACGGGTGCTGGACGTCAGTGCGGTCGATGCGCTGGACAGCGCCGGCCTGGCGCTGCTGGTGGCCTTGGCCGAACGCACGCAGGGCGCACGCGTCGAAGGCGCGCCGCGGGGCCTGGCCGAACTGCTGGCGGCGTACCGGCTGACGCCGGCGCTGGCCTTCGATGCCGGCCACTGA
- a CDS encoding MlaA family lipoprotein: MKPLRPLLLVLSCALASACATTRDEHAAVSPRADAVVVAATTVAAEPTTVPSDAASEAPTPASDEAISQTATAQDASSGGGDAETDFAAIYGDATGSGEATSGVGSAAAYDPWEKYNRRVHGFNSAMDRAVAKPLAKAYVAAVPRPLRAGVGNFFDNLGEPVTVVNSLLQGNPRGAANALGRFLLNSTVGIGGLIDVADKAKMPNRGEDFGQTLAIWGWKRSRYIEVPFLGPRTLRDLLGLAADTPLRPIQYLEDDKARVFLQGLQAVDLRARLLAIESMGEGAVDEYALFRDVWLQRRNYQINQTSQRIKAKQPDADLPAYLQEDGQDAPAQDGSPDGTPPAKPAGS; the protein is encoded by the coding sequence ATGAAGCCGTTGCGCCCGCTTTTGCTGGTCCTGTCGTGTGCGCTCGCCAGCGCCTGCGCCACGACACGCGACGAACACGCCGCCGTCTCGCCGCGGGCCGATGCGGTGGTGGTCGCAGCGACCACGGTCGCTGCCGAGCCGACGACGGTGCCCAGCGATGCCGCGAGCGAAGCCCCGACGCCCGCCTCCGACGAAGCCATCTCGCAAACCGCGACGGCGCAGGACGCCAGCAGCGGCGGCGGCGATGCCGAAACGGATTTCGCCGCGATCTATGGCGATGCCACCGGCAGCGGCGAAGCCACGTCCGGCGTCGGCTCGGCCGCGGCCTACGATCCGTGGGAGAAGTACAACCGCCGCGTGCACGGCTTCAACAGCGCGATGGACCGCGCCGTCGCCAAGCCGCTGGCGAAGGCCTACGTCGCCGCGGTGCCGCGCCCGCTGCGTGCCGGCGTCGGCAATTTCTTCGACAACCTCGGCGAGCCGGTGACCGTGGTCAACAGCCTGCTGCAGGGCAATCCGCGCGGCGCGGCCAACGCGCTGGGCCGCTTCCTGCTGAACAGCACGGTCGGCATCGGCGGCCTGATCGACGTCGCCGACAAGGCCAAGATGCCCAACCGCGGCGAGGATTTCGGCCAGACCCTGGCGATCTGGGGCTGGAAGCGTTCGCGCTACATCGAGGTCCCGTTCCTCGGCCCGCGCACCCTGCGCGACCTGCTGGGCCTGGCCGCCGATACCCCGCTGCGGCCGATCCAGTACCTTGAGGACGACAAGGCCCGGGTGTTCCTGCAGGGCCTGCAGGCGGTCGACCTGCGCGCGCGGCTGCTGGCGATCGAGTCGATGGGCGAAGGCGCGGTCGACGAATACGCGCTGTTCCGCGACGTCTGGCTGCAGCGCCGCAATTATCAGATCAACCAGACTTCGCAACGCATCAAGGCGAAGCAGCCGGATGCCGACCTGCCGGCCTACCTGCAGGAGGACGGGCAGGACGCGCCAGCGCAAGATGGATCGCCGGACGGCACGCCGCCGGCCAAGCCCGCCGGCAGCTGA
- a CDS encoding DNA recombination protein RmuC, whose translation MESTTLLLVVLLIAVLVAIGLLLAVLLRRPEERIGALLRDDQRAGRGELREQLDGFALQQGQRIDGFGGQLQAVAARTDQRLDDFTLRTDARLDELRAALTEDARKARTESAEQLQRHADAQGQKLQELTARNEQRLGELRATLESQLKSLQADNAAKLEQMRATVDEKLQSTLEARLGQSFKLVSERLEAVQRGLGEMQTLAAGVGDLKRVLSNVKDRGGWGEIQLENLLEQVLTAEQFARSVKVRPGSNEAVDFAIRLPGQQDGGAPVWLPIDAKFPREDYERLLDAQERGDTDAMRAAAQQLERAIKIQGKSINEKYVAPPHTTDFAVLFLATEGLYAEAVRRPGLVDSLQQNHRIVIAGPTTLAALLNSLQMGFRTLAIEKRSSEVWQLLGAVKGEFGKFAAVLESADKQLNTVQNSLKQAGVRTRQIERKLKGVESLPGSDSQALLGADDSDD comes from the coding sequence ATGGAGTCGACCACGCTGCTGCTTGTTGTCCTGCTGATCGCCGTACTGGTGGCGATCGGCCTGTTGCTGGCCGTGTTGCTGCGGCGCCCGGAAGAACGCATCGGCGCGCTGTTGCGCGACGACCAGCGCGCCGGCCGCGGCGAATTGCGCGAGCAACTGGATGGCTTCGCGCTGCAACAGGGCCAGCGCATCGACGGTTTCGGCGGCCAGCTGCAGGCGGTCGCGGCGCGCACCGACCAGCGCCTCGACGATTTCACCCTGCGCACCGATGCACGGCTGGACGAACTGCGCGCGGCGCTGACCGAGGATGCGCGCAAGGCGCGCACCGAATCCGCCGAACAGCTGCAGCGCCACGCCGATGCGCAGGGCCAGAAACTGCAGGAACTGACCGCGCGCAACGAACAGCGCCTCGGCGAACTGCGCGCCACGCTGGAATCGCAGCTGAAATCGCTGCAGGCGGACAACGCCGCCAAGCTCGAGCAGATGCGCGCGACCGTGGACGAGAAGCTGCAGAGCACGCTGGAGGCGCGGCTGGGGCAGAGCTTCAAGCTGGTGTCGGAGCGGCTGGAAGCGGTGCAGCGCGGGCTCGGCGAGATGCAGACCCTGGCGGCCGGGGTGGGCGACCTCAAGCGCGTGCTGAGCAACGTCAAGGATCGCGGCGGCTGGGGCGAAATCCAGCTGGAGAACCTGCTGGAACAGGTGCTGACCGCCGAGCAGTTCGCGCGCAGCGTGAAGGTGCGGCCGGGCAGCAACGAGGCGGTGGACTTCGCCATCCGGCTGCCCGGACAACAGGACGGCGGCGCGCCCGTATGGCTGCCGATCGACGCCAAATTCCCCCGCGAGGACTACGAACGCCTGCTCGATGCGCAGGAGCGCGGCGATACGGATGCGATGCGCGCAGCGGCACAGCAGCTGGAGCGCGCGATCAAGATCCAGGGGAAATCGATCAACGAAAAATACGTGGCGCCGCCGCACACCACCGACTTCGCCGTGCTGTTCCTCGCCACCGAAGGCCTGTACGCCGAAGCCGTGCGCCGCCCCGGCCTGGTCGATTCATTGCAGCAGAACCACCGCATCGTGATCGCTGGGCCGACCACCCTGGCAGCCTTGCTCAACAGCCTGCAGATGGGCTTCCGCACCCTGGCCATCGAGAAGCGTTCCAGCGAAGTCTGGCAACTCCTGGGCGCGGTAAAGGGCGAATTCGGCAAGTTCGCCGCGGTGCTGGAAAGCGCCGACAAGCAGCTCAACACCGTGCAGAACAGCCTGAAGCAGGCCGGCGTGCGGACGCGGCAGATCGAGCGCAAGTTGAAGGGCGTGGAATCGTTGCCCGGCAGCGACAGTCAGGCTTTGCTGGGCGCGGACGACAGCGACGATTGA
- a CDS encoding patatin-like phospholipase family protein codes for MNRLGLLAAAIAGMLAGCASYGEIANRPQTAQDRARPVYGLGRTTPAQEHERMTLGLAFSGGGARAAALAYGVLLELRDTRMPADGGPPRLLDEVDAISAVSGGSFTAAYYGLHGEATFPGFEQAFLRRDISNDLAHRLLSPLRWFSRETRSDEAARLFDRYIFHGARYADLQARPGPLVIINATDLEGGIRFAFLQEYFDQLCSDLLSYPLAHAVAASSAVPVMFQPVVLENYPGCTPHMPIDAAAVAASPQLQQEADGWRAYADKQGRRYVHLADGGLTDNLGLRAMLEAVDSAGGPRKFLQGIGRTPSRELVMLSVDASADASGGIGTSARSPSIRRMIDATTDIQLHRYNTATTELVQQRMQEWAKELADAGQPVRMRLVKVGFADIPDPALRARLNAIPTDFTLPSEDVDALIAAGRALLRANPEYQALLRDIGAEQAR; via the coding sequence ATGAACCGCCTGGGACTGCTTGCAGCAGCGATCGCCGGGATGCTGGCGGGTTGCGCGTCCTACGGCGAGATCGCCAACCGACCGCAGACCGCGCAGGACAGGGCCCGGCCGGTCTATGGCCTGGGTCGCACCACGCCCGCGCAGGAGCACGAGCGGATGACCCTGGGCCTGGCGTTCTCCGGCGGCGGCGCGCGCGCGGCGGCGCTGGCCTATGGCGTGCTGCTGGAATTGCGCGATACCCGCATGCCCGCGGACGGCGGCCCGCCGCGATTGCTGGACGAGGTCGACGCGATCAGCGCGGTCTCCGGCGGCAGCTTCACCGCCGCGTACTACGGGCTGCATGGCGAGGCCACCTTCCCCGGTTTCGAGCAGGCCTTCCTGCGCCGCGACATCAGCAACGACCTGGCGCATCGCCTGCTCAGCCCGCTGCGCTGGTTCAGCCGCGAAACCCGCAGCGACGAAGCGGCCCGCCTGTTCGACCGCTACATCTTCCACGGCGCGCGCTACGCCGACCTGCAGGCGCGCCCCGGCCCGCTGGTGATCATCAACGCCACCGACCTCGAGGGCGGGATCCGCTTCGCCTTCCTGCAGGAATACTTCGACCAGCTCTGCTCCGACCTGCTCAGTTACCCGCTGGCGCATGCGGTGGCCGCCTCGTCGGCGGTGCCGGTGATGTTCCAGCCGGTGGTGCTGGAGAACTACCCGGGCTGCACGCCGCACATGCCGATCGACGCCGCCGCGGTCGCCGCCTCGCCGCAGCTGCAGCAGGAAGCCGACGGCTGGCGCGCCTATGCGGACAAGCAGGGCCGCCGTTACGTGCACCTGGCCGATGGCGGCCTGACCGACAACCTCGGCCTGCGCGCGATGCTGGAAGCGGTGGATTCGGCCGGCGGCCCGCGCAAGTTCCTGCAGGGCATCGGCCGCACGCCGTCGCGCGAGCTGGTGATGCTGTCGGTGGACGCCTCCGCCGATGCCAGCGGCGGGATCGGCACCAGCGCGCGTTCGCCGTCGATCCGGCGGATGATCGACGCCACCACCGACATCCAGCTGCACCGCTACAACACCGCCACCACCGAACTGGTGCAGCAGCGCATGCAGGAATGGGCGAAGGAACTGGCCGATGCCGGGCAGCCGGTGCGGATGCGCCTGGTCAAGGTCGGCTTCGCCGACATTCCGGATCCGGCCCTGCGCGCGCGGCTGAACGCGATCCCGACCGACTTCACCCTGCCGTCGGAGGATGTCGATGCGTTGATCGCCGCCGGCCGCGCGCTGCTGCGCGCCAATCCCGAGTACCAGGCGCTGCTGCGCGACATCGGCGCCGAACAGGCGCGCTGA